One region of Methanobacterium formicicum DSM 3637 genomic DNA includes:
- a CDS encoding ABC transporter permease: MGIYALSWKNLRRNRLRNLSTVLRISLGVIILLILVSSGLGISSVIEKSGTSNGKILGQQSNQTDNENETSTVTTAVNYLNSFLGSTFTENQLLSRLETILVDFVYILDGLASIALLIGVLGIMNTMGFNLSERKREIGLLKCMGFTKRQIFISCTLESGLLGLIGSIIGVIIGTLGIWLISAFLKPDFFTTLLPFWLFVGTIAITTILSLVLGLYPAWFTSQIKVEEALLCEY, encoded by the coding sequence ATGGGAATATATGCCTTGTCCTGGAAAAATTTACGCCGAAACAGGCTAAGAAATCTATCCACCGTTTTAAGAATATCCTTGGGAGTTATAATACTCCTCATCCTGGTGAGTTCTGGGTTGGGAATAAGCAGTGTTATTGAAAAATCAGGAACATCAAATGGAAAGATATTAGGACAACAATCCAACCAGACAGATAATGAAAACGAAACCAGCACTGTAACCACGGCAGTTAACTATTTAAACTCATTTTTAGGAAGTACTTTCACAGAAAACCAGTTATTAAGTCGTTTAGAGACAATTTTAGTTGATTTTGTTTATATTTTAGATGGTTTGGCCAGTATTGCCCTTTTAATTGGTGTTTTGGGTATTATGAATACAATGGGATTCAACCTCTCTGAACGAAAAAGAGAAATAGGACTCCTTAAGTGCATGGGATTTACAAAAAGACAAATTTTTATTAGTTGCACTCTTGAATCCGGTTTACTAGGACTAATAGGATCAATAATTGGAGTGATAATTGGTACTTTAGGAATCTGGCTAATATCTGCCTTTTTAAAACCAGATTTTTTCACCACACTACTTCCATTCTGGCTATTTGTGGGAACCATTGCCATCACCACCATCTTAAGCCTGGTTCTAGGCCTGTATCCTGCCTGGTTCACATCACAAATTAAAGTAGAGGAGGCTCTTCTCTGTGAATACTGA
- a CDS encoding ATP-binding cassette domain-containing protein: MNTETPIPAEDSINVEEPTNSEDPLNIEDILIFNGVSKVYRKGGVEKVALNNLSFKLHPHTHTLITGSSGAGKTSLIYLAGLIKKPSEGKIYVKGSSTNDLGESERSTLIKNEIGLIFRRSNLLPYLSILENVMLPMISSDPSKAEELLEKVEIENWNRFPRDLSIEEEQKVALARSLVNDPALLLAHEPTGELDWEETKNFMELLRKMDNVTLLMTSDQKSLGQFFQNTHELKYGILKHLSSSE; this comes from the coding sequence GTGAATACTGAAACACCTATACCCGCTGAAGACTCCATAAACGTGGAAGAGCCCACAAATAGTGAAGACCCCCTAAATATTGAGGATATTCTAATATTTAATGGTGTTAGTAAGGTTTACAGGAAGGGCGGAGTGGAAAAAGTGGCCCTCAACAATTTATCCTTTAAGCTTCATCCCCACACCCACACACTAATAACCGGCTCATCAGGAGCAGGTAAAACATCCTTAATATATCTTGCTGGCCTTATCAAAAAACCCAGTGAGGGTAAAATATATGTTAAAGGAAGTTCAACCAATGATCTAGGAGAATCAGAGCGTTCCACCCTTATTAAAAATGAGATCGGTTTGATTTTTCGACGATCAAATCTCCTACCTTACCTTTCTATTTTAGAAAATGTAATGCTTCCAATGATATCATCAGACCCGAGTAAAGCAGAAGAGTTGTTAGAAAAAGTAGAAATTGAAAATTGGAACAGATTTCCCCGTGATTTATCCATTGAAGAAGAACAGAAAGTTGCCCTGGCCCGTTCTCTGGTAAACGATCCTGCCCTCTTACTTGCTCATGAACCAACTGGAGAACTGGATTGGGAGGAAACTAAAAATTTCATGGAACTTTTAAGAAAAATGGATAATGTTACCCTTCTTATGACCAGTGACCAAAAATCACTTGGCCAATTCTTTCAAAATACCCACGAACTTAAATATGGAATACTTAAACATTTATCCTCGTCTGAATAA